The Candidatus Eisenbacteria bacterium nucleotide sequence AGATGTTCGAGGCGAGGATCGGCGCGAGCACGTGCTCGTCCCCGTCCGCGAGGAAGCGGACGCGCTCCTGGGTTGATTCCACGACGAGCGCCGTCATCCCCGGCCGAATCCCCACGGCGACGAGCTGCATGTAGACCGCTTCCGGCTCGTCCTCGAGATGGACGATGCGGAGCGGAACGCGCGTATCCGCGGCCGTGAGAGGCCGCCCTCCGTGAAAGACGCTCCGCCGCGTGGCGGTCGGAATCGGATCGCCGTGCGGGTCGTGCGTCGGGCTTCCGAGACGCTCGGCGAGCCTGTCCACGTCGTCGGGGGAGAGCGCGTGCTCCATCCGCTCCGCCCGATCGTGCCACTCCGTCTCGTCGAGACCGGTCTCATCGGCCAGATAACGCTCCCAGAGACGGTGCGCGCGGATCACGTTGAGCGCGACCGCCTGTCCCTCCGGCGTCAGGCGGAAGAGCTCTCCGTCTTGGCGGACGAGCCTCTTCTCCTCGAGCCGCCCGAGAATCTCCGCCATCCGATTGATCGATACATGAAGGTTTCCGGCGACGCTGTGCACCGTCGGGGGATACCCCTTCGCCTCGCGCTTGCAGATGTACTTGAGAGCGTCCTCGCGGAGAACCCGCTCCGTCATCCTCGCTCCGCGGCGAAGCCTCGAGACGAGACCGACCCCCGGCCAAACAAGAAGAACGCCGATCGCGGCGACCGAGAGAGCCAGGAGCAATGAGAGAACGGGTTCGCTCATCTCTTCTTCTCCCGGCGGGGACGAACCGCCTCGGAGAGCGCCTTCGCCCGGCTCTTCTTCAGGGCGACGCGCACCCTCCCCGCGATCCGCCGCGGGAGGATTCGCGTTCTCCCGCCGCGCCCGACGCGGATCCGGAGGGCGCCCCCGCGCGCGGCCCTCTCCGGAACGACGAGACGAGCGCCGGGGACGATCCCCGCCTCCGCGAGCGAGCGGAGCAGAGGAGGATCTCCGTCCGGAACCCTCGAGACGACCGCATGCACGCCCGGCGCGAGATCGAC carries:
- a CDS encoding metal-dependent transcriptional regulator, yielding MSEPVLSLLLALSVAAIGVLLVWPGVGLVSRLRRGARMTERVLREDALKYICKREAKGYPPTVHSVAGNLHVSINRMAEILGRLEEKRLVRQDGELFRLTPEGQAVALNVIRAHRLWERYLADETGLDETEWHDRAERMEHALSPDDVDRLAERLGSPTHDPHGDPIPTATRRSVFHGGRPLTAADTRVPLRIVHLEDEPEAVYMQLVAVGIRPGMTALVVESTQERVRFLADGDEHVLAPILASNISVVPIRREEAEPQETGERLSLLRPGESAEVVRISRACRAPERRRLMDLGVLPGTRIAAEMRSPTGGLVAYRVRGAVVALRPEQTDRILVKRIIEESTE